Within the Bradyrhizobium cosmicum genome, the region TTTCCGAATCTCGCCGGCGTAGGTCTTCCGATCATGACGTCCGTGGTGGGGCCAGCCGGCACTGTCCCGGTTGCCGTCGCATTGGCGGCTGGCTCGATCCTCATCAGTCCGCTGACCCTGATCATGGCAGAGATGGGCGCCGCCAAGGCTCGCGGCGAGGAAATGGCGGCGCGGCAGGTCGTGACGGCAGTCCGGCGTGCGATCACCAAGCCGGTGGTGCTTGCGCCAGCGCTTGGCATTGTGTTCTCGTTGTCGGATGTGAGTCTCGACGCCCTGGCCCATGCGAGCCTCGCGCTGATCGGAAGTTCGGCTGCCGGCGTCGCCCTGTTCCTCACCGGAGCCATCCTGTCGGCGCAATCGTTTCGGCTGGATTGGAAGATCGCTGCCGCAACGGTGGCCTCGGACATCGTCCGCCCACTATTGGCCGTTGCGGTCATTCGCGTCATTCCGATCGCGCCGGATGCCGCGAAGACGGCCATTCTGCTCGCCGCCGTTCCCTCGGGCTTCTTCGGAATTCTGTTCGCGGTCAACTACGGGCTGGATTCCGCAAGGGCGGGGTCGATGGTCATTGCCAGCACCGCATTCAGCGTCGTGACCCTGGCGGTTGTGATCGCAATGTTCTTTCCCCAATAGGCCGCGACCATGACGCTCGCGATCCTCTGCCCGGGTCAAGGAGGCCAGCATCGGGACATGTTC harbors:
- a CDS encoding AEC family transporter; the encoded protein is MMSNAILMALVPVFFVLLLGFAAGKFHVVDNLHVDALNALVMDFALPASLFAATASASRHEMIEQVPLFLVLGVTMLLLYLVWYLAARRFFKVSRSEASLQALTIGFPNLAGVGLPIMTSVVGPAGTVPVAVALAAGSILISPLTLIMAEMGAAKARGEEMAARQVVTAVRRAITKPVVLAPALGIVFSLSDVSLDALAHASLALIGSSAAGVALFLTGAILSAQSFRLDWKIAAATVASDIVRPLLAVAVIRVIPIAPDAAKTAILLAAVPSGFFGILFAVNYGLDSARAGSMVIASTAFSVVTLAVVIAMFFPQ